Proteins encoded by one window of Streptacidiphilus sp. PB12-B1b:
- the mycP gene encoding type VII secretion-associated serine protease mycosin, with protein MTRHHRSRGPALASVLAVLALGTAAPAPAAARASLDSSGQCTFPAANISGNPWALQRVLLPQLWHLATGKGVTVAVIDTGVSDTNPQLRGAVLAGHDFLGGQSGGSLTDPDGHGTMVAGIIAARPSAATGFVGLAPAATILSLRQNDAQGDGTPRTLAEAVDAAVDAGAGVINISQDVTSNGRPVAVAPDSDLARAVARAVSHNVVVVAAAGNEGLSVPTYPASLPGVLGVGASDRNDERDSDFSETGSSVDVAAPGVDMVSTVPGGGQCVDSGTSFAAPYAAAVAALLKQLHPGWTAAQIIARIEQTAQRTDPGRNAFIGWGVVDPVAAVSDTAPPASSAVPDRTTALAASVQPRPLGLGETEAAREQRTAVYILCLGALAVALTAGTAIVLRDARRRPTA; from the coding sequence GTGACCAGGCACCACCGCAGCAGGGGCCCCGCCCTGGCGTCGGTCCTCGCCGTTCTGGCGCTCGGCACCGCCGCGCCCGCGCCTGCCGCCGCGCGGGCGTCGCTCGACTCCAGCGGCCAGTGCACCTTCCCCGCCGCGAACATCAGCGGCAACCCGTGGGCGCTGCAACGGGTGCTGCTGCCGCAGCTGTGGCACCTCGCCACCGGCAAGGGCGTCACCGTCGCCGTGATCGACACCGGCGTCAGCGACACCAATCCGCAGCTCCGCGGCGCGGTCCTGGCCGGGCACGACTTCCTCGGCGGCCAGAGCGGCGGTTCGCTGACCGACCCGGACGGCCACGGCACCATGGTTGCCGGGATCATCGCCGCCCGGCCCTCCGCCGCCACCGGCTTCGTCGGGCTCGCCCCGGCCGCCACCATCCTCTCGCTGCGCCAGAACGACGCCCAGGGCGACGGCACGCCGCGCACCCTCGCCGAGGCCGTGGACGCCGCCGTCGACGCAGGGGCCGGGGTCATCAACATCTCCCAGGACGTCACCTCCAACGGCAGGCCGGTCGCGGTCGCGCCCGACAGCGATCTGGCCCGCGCCGTCGCCAGGGCCGTCAGTCACAACGTGGTGGTGGTCGCCGCGGCCGGGAACGAGGGCCTGTCCGTGCCGACCTACCCGGCCTCGCTGCCCGGCGTCCTCGGCGTCGGTGCCTCCGACCGCAACGACGAGCGCGACTCGGACTTCTCCGAGACCGGCAGCTCCGTCGACGTCGCCGCACCCGGGGTGGACATGGTCTCCACCGTGCCCGGCGGCGGCCAGTGCGTCGACAGCGGCACCAGCTTCGCCGCCCCGTACGCCGCGGCCGTCGCCGCACTGCTCAAGCAGCTGCACCCGGGCTGGACGGCGGCGCAGATCATCGCGCGGATCGAGCAGACCGCGCAGCGCACCGACCCGGGCCGCAACGCCTTCATCGGGTGGGGAGTCGTCGACCCGGTCGCCGCCGTCTCCGACACCGCCCCGCCGGCCTCCTCGGCCGTCCCCGACCGGACGACGGCGCTCGCCGCCTCGGTGCAGCCGCGCCCGCTCGGGCTCGGCGAGACCGAGGCCGCCCGCGAGCAGCGCACCGCCGTCTACATCCTCTGTCTGGGCGCCCTTGCGGTGGCGCTCACGGCCGGCACCGCGATAGTCCTGCGCGATGCCCGCCGCCGTCCCACCGCCTGA
- a CDS encoding WXG100 family type VII secretion target, with protein MSTPIKVTFGSITDAASSVRTTAGNVQTQLDDLRAHVAKVAQSWEGTAQQSYQARQAEWDRTAADLHAVLGQIASALETAAENYQATENKNAGIWG; from the coding sequence ATGTCTACGCCCATCAAGGTCACCTTCGGCTCGATCACCGACGCCGCCAGCTCGGTCCGCACCACCGCGGGCAACGTCCAGACCCAGCTGGACGACCTGCGCGCGCACGTCGCCAAGGTCGCCCAGTCCTGGGAGGGCACGGCCCAGCAGAGCTACCAGGCCCGCCAGGCCGAGTGGGACCGCACCGCCGCCGACCTGCACGCCGTGCTGGGGCAGATCGCCAGTGCGCTGGAGACGGCCGCCGAGAACTACCAGGCGACCGAGAACAAGAACGCGGGCATCTGGGGCTGA
- a CDS encoding WXG100 family type VII secretion target, with translation MHMSGQFTTSADDMRAFSAHIADVNQQIQQELSRLEGIVSTVASGWSGDAAIAYQTLQGRWNADAAKLNTVLGEIKDAIDATTAQYTSTEGDQSSAMSKITAALG, from the coding sequence ATGCATATGTCGGGTCAGTTCACAACCAGCGCAGATGACATGAGGGCCTTCTCGGCTCACATCGCCGATGTCAACCAGCAGATCCAGCAGGAGCTGAGCCGGCTGGAGGGGATCGTCAGCACGGTCGCCTCGGGCTGGAGCGGTGACGCGGCCATCGCGTACCAGACGCTCCAGGGCCGCTGGAACGCGGACGCGGCGAAGCTCAACACCGTGCTCGGTGAGATCAAGGACGCGATCGACGCGACCACCGCGCAGTACACCAGCACCGAGGGCGACCAGAGCAGCGCGATGAGCAAGATCACCGCCGCCCTCGGATGA
- the eccB gene encoding type VII secretion protein EccB produces the protein MASRRNELNAYTFSRRRTVAAFLQPSSGGNEEDAPRALRAIVPSVVAGALAVAGFGAYGMIKPSAPLNWQKANAVIVGKQSTTRYVVLGGVLHPVLNIASARLLLGAGSTVVTVDDSVLDSGTVPHGALVGIPYAPDSLPTAKDAGAAKTWAYCDRPASDGQGGTDQKLFVLGGADAHAVSGGGTLDARHALYVQGPDGTTYLVDSTGTTHVLDAGGSDNSGGSNGSNGSNGDRTGRGGQSRQQLLLATAAFGATIGAPQQVSSAWLATLRGGDPIAFPRADMPGYGHAADTRIDGASTTVGETFQVRADSGQVLHYVVLEDGIHRVSDFTDQLLAAMSGRDGGTVAATAVPGANDSPPFEGGKDWPQQSVTQTNSATSGDGTTVACSVYSGTMSASGVPGLGLWAGRSYPVDSSSGTASVYVTPGTGLLYRQITGTSPDTGSVDLLTDTGLRYPVQMNGDSSAAGAQPAPSPSADGGSDTDGSDTDGQQSVNDAQARLGYSGVVPSPVPLAWSSLLSSGPNLNSAAAAQEQGS, from the coding sequence ATGGCATCGCGCCGCAACGAGCTGAACGCCTACACGTTCTCGCGGCGGCGGACGGTTGCCGCGTTCCTTCAGCCGTCGAGCGGCGGCAACGAGGAGGACGCGCCCCGGGCGCTGCGGGCGATCGTGCCGAGCGTGGTGGCCGGGGCGCTGGCGGTGGCCGGTTTCGGCGCGTACGGCATGATCAAGCCGTCCGCGCCGCTGAACTGGCAGAAGGCCAACGCGGTGATCGTCGGCAAGCAGTCGACCACCCGCTACGTGGTGCTGGGCGGCGTGCTGCACCCGGTGCTGAACATCGCCTCCGCGCGGCTGCTGCTGGGGGCGGGCTCGACGGTGGTGACCGTGGACGACTCGGTGCTGGACTCCGGCACGGTGCCGCACGGCGCGCTGGTCGGCATACCGTACGCGCCGGACAGTCTGCCGACGGCCAAGGACGCGGGCGCGGCCAAGACCTGGGCCTACTGCGACCGCCCGGCCAGCGACGGCCAGGGCGGCACCGACCAGAAGCTGTTCGTGCTCGGCGGCGCGGACGCGCACGCGGTCTCCGGCGGTGGAACCCTGGACGCCCGGCACGCGCTGTACGTCCAGGGCCCGGACGGCACGACCTACCTGGTCGACTCCACCGGCACCACCCACGTCCTGGACGCGGGCGGCTCCGACAACTCCGGTGGCTCCAACGGCTCCAACGGCTCCAACGGCGACCGTACCGGCCGGGGTGGGCAGAGCCGGCAGCAACTGCTGCTGGCCACCGCCGCGTTCGGGGCGACCATCGGCGCGCCGCAGCAGGTCAGCAGCGCCTGGCTGGCCACCCTGCGCGGCGGCGACCCGATCGCCTTCCCCCGCGCGGACATGCCCGGCTACGGGCACGCGGCGGACACCCGGATCGACGGCGCTTCCACCACCGTCGGCGAGACCTTCCAGGTGCGTGCGGACAGCGGCCAGGTGCTGCACTACGTGGTGCTGGAGGACGGCATCCACCGGGTCTCCGACTTCACCGACCAGCTGCTGGCGGCGATGTCGGGCCGGGACGGCGGCACGGTCGCGGCCACCGCCGTGCCCGGCGCCAACGACAGTCCCCCCTTCGAGGGAGGCAAGGACTGGCCGCAGCAGTCCGTCACGCAGACGAACTCGGCGACCTCCGGCGACGGCACCACCGTGGCCTGCTCGGTGTACTCGGGCACGATGTCCGCCTCGGGCGTGCCCGGCCTGGGCCTGTGGGCCGGGCGGTCCTACCCGGTCGACAGCAGCTCGGGCACGGCCAGCGTGTACGTGACGCCGGGCACCGGGCTGCTCTACCGGCAGATCACCGGGACCAGCCCCGACACCGGCTCGGTGGACCTGCTGACCGACACCGGCCTGCGCTACCCGGTGCAGATGAACGGCGACAGCAGCGCCGCCGGCGCTCAGCCCGCCCCGAGCCCGAGCGCCGACGGCGGCAGTGACACGGACGGCAGCGACACGGACGGCCAGCAGTCCGTCAACGACGCGCAGGCCCGGCTGGGTTACTCCGGCGTGGTCCCCAGCCCGGTCCCGCTGGCGTGGTCGAGCCTGCTGTCCTCCGGCCCGAACCTCAACTCGGCCGCCGCCGCGCAGGAGCAGGGTTCCTGA
- the eccE gene encoding type VII secretion protein EccE codes for MPKQAAALRPPRPGGAPHPQPPGRAAAGPDAAGPARAHTPARPSAPAPVTVAARPRPGRLGPLRLPQVVLVELAAALVLIGLAGDRIALAVCGVAAAVLVVVAVVRLRGLSLAEQVRVRAAFRERRQRSAANPPDPQADPALTPVLECEPALRTVQHTLDTDGGHASARGERREIGMVGDGTFLTAVLQVEARDTPLRPARALGLLPLDLLGAGLRVDDIVLDAIQVVQYTQPAPAPHLPEQSLAARGYRELPAGASTPGLRLTWVTVRLDPELCRSAVAARGGGEQGARKALQRAADQLAGRLDGAGLRATVLDAAGAVAAVATATCANPLATGGTGRPGRRTAETVRAWRCDDRWHTTYWISQWPRLTPDAGPAAAGGRGSSGPVAAPDLIGLLTGTTALGSTFSLTLRQAMGGAVALTGHVRVTARGQDELEQSARQLETRARSAGAALVRLDREQVPGLLATLPLGGTR; via the coding sequence ATGCCCAAGCAAGCCGCCGCACTGCGACCGCCGCGCCCCGGCGGAGCGCCGCACCCGCAGCCCCCCGGCCGGGCGGCGGCCGGGCCGGACGCGGCGGGCCCCGCCCGCGCCCACACCCCGGCGCGGCCCTCGGCCCCGGCCCCGGTGACGGTGGCGGCGCGGCCCCGGCCGGGCCGGCTCGGGCCGCTGCGGCTGCCGCAGGTGGTGCTGGTGGAGCTGGCCGCGGCTCTGGTGCTGATCGGCCTGGCCGGGGACCGGATCGCGCTGGCCGTCTGCGGCGTGGCCGCGGCGGTGCTGGTGGTCGTCGCGGTGGTGCGGCTGCGCGGCCTCTCGCTGGCGGAGCAGGTGCGGGTGCGCGCCGCCTTCCGCGAGCGCCGACAGCGCTCGGCCGCCAACCCGCCCGATCCGCAGGCAGATCCGGCGCTGACGCCGGTGCTGGAGTGCGAGCCCGCGCTGCGGACCGTGCAGCACACCCTGGACACCGACGGCGGCCACGCCTCGGCCCGGGGCGAGCGCCGCGAGATCGGCATGGTCGGCGACGGCACCTTCCTCACCGCGGTGCTCCAGGTCGAGGCCAGAGACACCCCGCTGCGCCCCGCGCGGGCCCTCGGCCTGCTGCCGCTGGACCTGCTCGGCGCCGGGCTGCGGGTGGACGACATCGTCCTGGACGCGATCCAGGTGGTGCAGTACACCCAGCCCGCGCCCGCGCCGCACCTGCCGGAGCAGTCGCTGGCCGCGCGCGGCTATCGGGAGCTGCCGGCCGGTGCCAGCACCCCCGGGCTGCGGCTGACCTGGGTCACCGTCCGGCTCGATCCGGAGCTGTGCCGCAGCGCGGTCGCCGCGCGCGGCGGCGGCGAGCAGGGCGCGCGCAAGGCCCTGCAACGCGCCGCCGACCAGCTGGCCGGACGCCTGGACGGGGCCGGGCTGCGGGCCACCGTCCTGGACGCGGCCGGCGCGGTCGCCGCCGTGGCCACCGCCACCTGCGCCAACCCGCTGGCCACCGGCGGCACCGGCCGCCCCGGCCGGCGCACCGCCGAGACCGTCCGAGCCTGGCGCTGCGACGACCGCTGGCACACCACGTACTGGATCAGCCAGTGGCCCCGGCTCACCCCCGACGCCGGTCCGGCCGCCGCGGGCGGGCGCGGCTCGTCCGGCCCGGTGGCCGCGCCCGACCTGATCGGCCTGCTCACCGGCACCACCGCCCTGGGCAGCACCTTCAGCCTGACGCTGCGTCAAGCCATGGGCGGTGCGGTCGCATTGACCGGGCACGTCCGGGTAACCGCCCGTGGACAGGATGAACTGGAGCAGTCAGCAAGGCAGTTGGAGACCCGGGCGCGCAGCGCGGGTGCGGCGCTGGTGCGGCTGGACCGCGAGCAGGTGCCCGGCCTGCTCGCCACCCTGCCGCTGGGAGGGACACGCTGA
- a CDS encoding MinD/ParA family protein — protein MPQPAPQAPSQPSQPSHPAQPAPAADAPPQPEAPASPWGAPQPQSGPPPFQPPQYQPPQQPQYQQIPEPQQPWAQGGHPQPGPPDAAGQEDWPLPPPVAPGPAQPQPYAPLPPMPPQPQPPQQGPGPAQGWPQPPYQAPQSGPVSGAPLGYTAAVELSSDRLLRHHPEERRGVSSRFRFGGKAAEEERRQKLAVIRTPVLSSYKIAVISLKGGVGKTTTTMALGATLATERQDKVIAVDANPDAGTLGRRVRRETGATIRDLVTAIPYLNSYMDMRRFTSQAPSGLEILANDVDPAVSTTFNDADYRQVIDFLGRQYPIVLTDSGTGLLYSAMRGVLELADQLIVVSTPSVDGASSASTTLDWLSANGYADLVQRSLTVVSGVRETAKMIRIEDIVAHFQTRCRGVVVVPFDEHLAAGAEVDLARMKAKTREAYFDLAALVASDFPRTQPPQWGAQPGFGQQPPSAPQPPQQ, from the coding sequence TTGCCGCAGCCCGCACCGCAGGCACCGTCCCAGCCGTCCCAGCCGTCGCACCCGGCCCAGCCCGCTCCGGCCGCCGACGCCCCGCCGCAGCCCGAGGCCCCGGCGTCGCCGTGGGGCGCGCCGCAGCCGCAGTCCGGGCCGCCGCCCTTCCAACCGCCGCAGTACCAGCCGCCGCAGCAACCGCAGTACCAGCAGATCCCGGAGCCGCAGCAGCCGTGGGCGCAGGGCGGCCACCCGCAGCCGGGCCCGCCCGACGCCGCCGGACAGGAGGACTGGCCGCTGCCGCCCCCGGTCGCACCCGGTCCCGCCCAGCCCCAGCCGTACGCCCCGCTGCCGCCGATGCCCCCGCAGCCGCAGCCTCCGCAGCAGGGCCCGGGCCCGGCGCAGGGCTGGCCGCAACCGCCGTACCAGGCACCGCAGTCCGGGCCGGTCAGCGGGGCGCCGCTGGGCTACACGGCCGCGGTCGAGCTGTCCTCGGACCGGTTGCTGCGGCACCATCCCGAGGAGCGCCGGGGCGTCAGCAGCCGGTTCCGCTTCGGCGGCAAGGCGGCGGAGGAGGAGCGTCGGCAGAAGCTGGCGGTGATCCGGACGCCGGTGCTCAGCTCGTACAAGATCGCCGTGATCAGCCTCAAGGGCGGCGTCGGCAAGACCACCACCACCATGGCGCTGGGCGCGACGCTGGCCACCGAGCGCCAGGACAAGGTCATCGCCGTCGACGCCAACCCGGACGCCGGGACGCTCGGCCGCCGCGTCCGCCGCGAGACCGGCGCCACCATCCGCGACCTGGTGACGGCGATCCCGTACCTGAACAGCTACATGGACATGCGCCGGTTCACCTCGCAGGCCCCCAGCGGTCTGGAGATCCTGGCCAACGACGTGGACCCGGCCGTCTCCACCACCTTCAACGACGCCGACTACCGCCAGGTCATCGACTTCCTCGGACGGCAGTACCCGATCGTCCTGACCGACTCGGGCACCGGGCTGCTCTACAGCGCCATGCGCGGCGTGCTGGAGCTGGCGGACCAGCTGATCGTGGTGTCCACACCCAGCGTGGACGGCGCGAGCAGCGCCAGCACCACCCTCGACTGGCTGTCGGCGAACGGCTACGCCGATCTGGTGCAGCGCAGCCTGACCGTGGTGTCCGGGGTGCGCGAGACCGCGAAGATGATCCGGATCGAGGACATCGTCGCGCACTTCCAGACCCGCTGCCGGGGCGTGGTGGTCGTCCCCTTCGACGAGCACCTGGCAGCCGGGGCCGAGGTGGACCTGGCCCGGATGAAGGCCAAGACCCGCGAGGCGTACTTCGACCTCGCGGCACTGGTCGCCTCGGACTTCCCGAGGACGCAGCCGCCGCAGTGGGGCGCGCAGCCGGGCTTCGGCCAGCAGCCCCCGTCGGCCCCGCAGCCGCCGCAGCAGTAG
- a CDS encoding TetR/AcrR family transcriptional regulator C-terminal domain-containing protein, which yields MLLRRADVLRGALELLDAEGLDGLTMRKLGAALNVQAGGLYRHFANKEALLDAMADQLLEGVGAPLPPGPWQEQVRTLGQRLRAALLARRDGARVVAGTYVTGGTTLGVGAAVVDVLCTAGLPADEAGWITFALFYYVLGHTIEEQAQARLPVHDDWPSRLGRSDDTVSPDFATALRAVVAADPGERFRYGLDVFLDGLALRVHGRPAPPQE from the coding sequence ATGCTGCTGCGACGCGCGGACGTCCTGCGCGGGGCACTGGAACTGCTCGACGCCGAAGGGCTCGACGGGCTCACCATGCGCAAACTCGGCGCGGCCCTGAACGTCCAGGCCGGCGGGCTGTACCGGCACTTCGCCAACAAGGAGGCCCTGCTCGACGCGATGGCCGACCAACTGCTCGAGGGCGTCGGTGCGCCGCTGCCGCCCGGCCCCTGGCAGGAGCAGGTCCGCACGCTCGGGCAGCGGCTGCGCGCCGCGCTGCTGGCCCGCCGCGACGGGGCCCGGGTCGTCGCCGGCACCTATGTGACCGGGGGCACCACCCTCGGCGTGGGCGCGGCCGTGGTCGACGTCCTCTGCACGGCCGGGCTGCCGGCCGACGAGGCCGGGTGGATCACCTTCGCGCTGTTCTACTACGTCCTCGGCCACACCATCGAGGAGCAGGCGCAGGCGCGGCTGCCGGTGCACGACGACTGGCCGAGCCGGCTGGGCAGGTCCGACGACACCGTCTCGCCGGACTTCGCCACGGCGCTGCGGGCGGTGGTCGCGGCCGACCCGGGCGAGCGGTTCCGCTACGGCCTGGACGTCTTCCTCGACGGCCTGGCCCTGCGCGTCCACGGCCGCCCCGCGCCGCCGCAGGAGTAG
- a CDS encoding MFS transporter: protein MSQPRTTAPPASASAAAPPAVLRPGVPVGVVVAIACLAQFMVVLDSTIVTVALPAMRAGLRLSADTQQWVVNGYLIALGGLLMVAARAGDLFGRKRIFQVGLVVFTGAALVGGLADSATVLLAARIVQGAGAAALAPTSLSLITAGHPDPVRRGKALALWSMMGGAAGCVGVVLGGVLTAELNWRWVFFVNLPIGVALLAVSATALLSAPTGGRRTGIDLPGALAVTLGTGALSYGISQADAHGWGSVTVLAPLAAAAVLIAAFAAVELRSAQPLVPPLLVRQRNLVIGNAVMACLGVTMTGALYFLSLYLQQVLHYSALRTGLAMLPMTAVLVAGGLASRSLVPLVGPRRLLLGGSLTAAAGLAWLSRLPAHPAYAGHLLGATLVIGAGVSLMLLPTTALATAGVDPRDAGAASGLLNTARQIGGATGLAVLVTVASTAARGHSTLDGYRAALLANAAVILLAGLASLGLRARPRPGGDA, encoded by the coding sequence ATGTCCCAGCCCCGCACCACCGCACCACCGGCCTCCGCCTCCGCCGCCGCTCCCCCCGCCGTCCTTCGCCCGGGCGTGCCCGTCGGCGTCGTCGTGGCCATCGCCTGCTTGGCCCAGTTCATGGTCGTCCTGGACTCCACGATCGTGACCGTGGCGCTGCCCGCCATGCGCGCCGGGCTGCGGCTGTCCGCCGACACGCAGCAGTGGGTCGTCAACGGCTACCTGATCGCCCTCGGCGGGCTGCTGATGGTCGCCGCCCGCGCCGGGGACCTGTTCGGCCGCAAGCGGATCTTCCAGGTCGGCCTGGTCGTCTTCACCGGGGCCGCCCTGGTCGGCGGCCTGGCCGACAGCGCGACCGTGCTGCTGGCCGCCCGGATCGTCCAGGGGGCCGGGGCGGCCGCGCTCGCGCCCACCAGCCTCAGCCTGATCACCGCCGGGCACCCCGACCCGGTCCGGCGCGGCAAGGCGCTGGCCCTGTGGAGCATGATGGGCGGCGCGGCCGGCTGCGTCGGCGTCGTCCTCGGCGGCGTCCTCACCGCCGAGCTGAACTGGCGCTGGGTGTTCTTCGTCAACCTGCCCATCGGCGTCGCGCTGCTCGCCGTCAGCGCCACCGCGCTGCTGTCCGCGCCCACCGGCGGCCGCCGGACCGGCATCGACCTGCCCGGCGCGCTCGCCGTCACCCTCGGCACCGGGGCGCTGAGCTACGGCATCTCCCAGGCCGACGCGCACGGCTGGGGGTCGGTGACGGTCCTGGCGCCGCTGGCGGCCGCGGCCGTGCTGATCGCCGCGTTCGCCGCCGTCGAGTTGCGCAGCGCCCAGCCGCTGGTGCCGCCGCTGCTCGTCCGGCAGCGCAACCTGGTGATCGGCAACGCGGTCATGGCCTGCCTGGGCGTCACCATGACCGGCGCCCTGTACTTCCTCTCGCTCTACCTGCAGCAGGTGCTGCACTACAGCGCGCTGCGGACGGGCCTGGCCATGCTGCCGATGACGGCCGTGCTGGTCGCGGGCGGCCTGGCCTCGCGCAGCCTGGTCCCGCTGGTCGGACCGCGCAGGCTGCTGCTCGGCGGCTCGCTGACCGCCGCCGCCGGACTGGCCTGGCTCTCCCGGCTGCCCGCGCACCCCGCGTACGCCGGGCATCTGCTCGGGGCGACGCTGGTCATCGGCGCGGGCGTGAGCCTGATGCTGCTGCCGACGACCGCCCTGGCCACGGCCGGGGTCGACCCCCGGGACGCCGGAGCCGCCTCCGGCCTGCTCAACACCGCCCGGCAGATCGGCGGCGCGACCGGGCTCGCCGTCCTGGTCACCGTCGCCAGTACAGCCGCGCGCGGCCACAGCACCCTGGACGGCTACCGGGCCGCCCTGCTCGCCAACGCCGCCGTCATCCTGCTCGCGGGCCTGGCCTCGCTCGGCCTGCGCGCCCGTCCCCGTCCGGGCGGGGACGCATAA
- a CDS encoding FBP domain-containing protein, whose product MKPVTEQDIRASFVNCSKGDAKRLAVPRDLAERRWDDLDFLGWRDPAAPDRGYLVAEHGDRLVGVALRSPSGTRAFQRRSMCSLCLTTHSGDGVSLMTAPRAGRAGREGNSLGLYVCSDLDCPLYLRGIKSTGPGGRLHESLTLDEQVARTMTALAAFLDNLLT is encoded by the coding sequence ATGAAGCCCGTCACCGAACAGGACATTCGCGCGTCCTTCGTCAACTGCTCCAAGGGTGACGCCAAGCGCCTCGCCGTGCCGCGCGACCTCGCCGAGCGCCGCTGGGACGATCTGGACTTCCTCGGCTGGCGCGACCCGGCCGCGCCCGATCGCGGTTACCTCGTCGCCGAGCACGGCGACCGCCTGGTCGGCGTGGCGCTCCGCTCCCCCTCCGGCACCCGCGCCTTCCAGCGGCGCAGCATGTGCTCGCTGTGCCTCACCACCCACTCCGGCGACGGCGTCTCGCTGATGACCGCCCCCCGGGCGGGCCGGGCCGGGCGCGAGGGCAACTCCCTCGGCCTCTACGTCTGCAGCGACCTGGACTGCCCGCTGTACCTGCGCGGCATCAAGTCCACCGGCCCGGGCGGGCGGCTGCACGAGTCCCTCACCCTGGACGAGCAGGTGGCGCGCACCATGACCGCGCTGGCCGCCTTCCTGGACAATCTGCTGACGTGA
- a CDS encoding tyrosine-protein phosphatase codes for MRHIAFDRLHNFRDLGGYRTRDGRTLRWGRLYRSDSLGKLQGADWDRFLALGVRTVIDLRHPWEIEARGRVPEADGLTYLNLSIEHRPYDQSVIDSGVDPWRYLADRYAEVALDGAKEIRQALEAIASDSAPLVFHCASGKDRTGLLAALVLGLLDVPDQDIIADFALTERATARLIADWQATHPTRTATWPGFDRAPADVMTHVLADLTTTYGSLHAYATHHLAADPTLVPRLRTHLLDP; via the coding sequence GTGAGACACATCGCCTTCGACCGCCTGCACAACTTCCGCGACCTCGGCGGCTACCGCACCCGCGACGGCCGCACGCTGCGCTGGGGGCGGCTCTACCGGTCGGACTCGCTCGGCAAGCTCCAGGGCGCCGACTGGGACCGCTTCCTGGCCCTGGGCGTGCGCACCGTGATCGACCTGCGCCACCCGTGGGAGATCGAGGCCCGGGGCCGGGTGCCGGAGGCCGACGGCCTCACCTACCTCAACCTCAGCATCGAGCACCGGCCGTACGACCAGTCCGTGATCGACTCCGGCGTCGACCCCTGGCGGTACCTCGCCGACCGCTACGCCGAAGTCGCCCTCGACGGCGCGAAGGAGATCCGGCAGGCCCTGGAGGCCATCGCCTCCGACAGCGCCCCGCTGGTCTTCCACTGCGCCTCCGGCAAGGACCGCACCGGCCTGCTGGCCGCCCTCGTCCTCGGCCTGCTGGACGTCCCCGACCAGGACATCATCGCCGACTTCGCCCTCACCGAACGCGCCACCGCCCGGCTCATCGCCGACTGGCAGGCCACCCACCCGACCCGCACCGCGACCTGGCCCGGCTTCGACCGCGCCCCGGCCGACGTCATGACCCACGTCCTCGCCGACCTCACCACCACCTACGGCTCCCTCCACGCCTACGCCACCCACCACCTCGCCGCAGACCCCACCCTCGTCCCCCGCCTCCGCACCCACCTCCTCGACCCCTGA
- a CDS encoding UDP-N-acetylmuramate dehydrogenase produces the protein MYVRHLTRLAQLTTLGIGGVADAVVEFGEARAFDQVVEFVRGRGGRPVTLGGGSNVLAADDGCRQPVVRVRTRGLRVRDAPDGGGVLITAEAGHPLQELVDTTVAECLTGMETLTGIPGTVGATPVQNVGAYGQEVGDTLTEVQAWDWAANRAVTFDAAACRLGHRSSMFKGSSRWTILRVTFRLTRSKLSRPMDYGMVTEALGVAPGTRVPLAEAAQAVLAVRRAKGMILDPGDPDSRSAGSVFLSPAVDAARAAALRSRGASVHDFPDGSTRVSASWLIRESGFVLNQPLAPGIRVSGKQFTLVAEGAATARAFAEAAAIVAARVERRTGVTLRPELDLFGTEPVYQRLRDRGSGRNGAENRRCCQNF, from the coding sequence GTGTACGTCCGTCACCTGACCCGATTGGCGCAGCTGACCACCCTGGGCATCGGCGGCGTCGCCGACGCCGTGGTGGAGTTCGGCGAGGCCCGCGCGTTCGACCAGGTCGTGGAGTTCGTCCGGGGGCGCGGCGGGCGGCCGGTCACGCTGGGCGGCGGGAGCAACGTTCTGGCGGCGGACGACGGGTGCCGTCAGCCCGTGGTGCGGGTGCGGACCCGGGGCCTGCGGGTCAGGGACGCTCCGGACGGGGGCGGTGTGCTGATCACCGCAGAGGCCGGGCACCCGTTGCAGGAGTTGGTGGACACCACTGTCGCGGAGTGCCTCACCGGCATGGAGACGCTGACCGGCATCCCCGGTACCGTCGGAGCCACGCCGGTGCAGAACGTGGGCGCCTACGGCCAGGAGGTCGGCGACACGCTCACCGAGGTCCAGGCGTGGGACTGGGCGGCAAACCGGGCGGTGACCTTCGACGCGGCGGCGTGCCGTCTCGGCCACCGCTCCAGCATGTTCAAGGGCTCGAGTCGCTGGACCATCCTGCGGGTGACGTTCCGCCTGACCCGTTCGAAGCTGAGCAGGCCGATGGACTACGGGATGGTGACCGAGGCCCTCGGCGTCGCCCCCGGCACCCGCGTCCCACTGGCCGAGGCAGCGCAGGCCGTCCTCGCGGTACGCCGGGCCAAGGGGATGATTCTGGACCCGGGCGACCCCGACAGCCGCTCGGCCGGCAGCGTCTTCCTCAGCCCGGCCGTCGATGCGGCCCGGGCCGCCGCGCTCCGCTCGCGCGGGGCGTCGGTGCACGACTTCCCGGACGGGTCCACGCGCGTCAGCGCAAGTTGGCTGATCCGGGAATCCGGATTCGTCCTCAATCAGCCGCTGGCGCCCGGGATCCGCGTCTCGGGCAAGCAGTTCACCCTCGTCGCCGAGGGGGCGGCCACCGCCCGCGCATTCGCAGAGGCCGCCGCGATCGTCGCGGCCCGGGTGGAGCGCCGCACGGGCGTGACGCTCCGCCCGGAACTCGACCTCTTCGGCACCGAGCCCGTCTACCAGCGCCTACGGGACAGGGGGTCCGGTAGGAACGGCGCAGAAAACCGGCGTTGCTGTCAAAACTTTTGA